The sequence GCTCACCCGGGCCGCGTACCGCGAGCAGGGCCCGTTCCCCATTCGGCCCCGTCAGCGTCACGAGCGTCGACCCCGAAGCCAGTAGGACCACATGGGTGCCGGGATCCCCCTGCCGCAGGAGGACGCTGCGGGCCGGGCGCACCCGTATGGGGGCGAGGCCACGCAACTGCGACCACAGATTCTCGCCGATCACTGCCAAATGCGACTGATACATATCCCCCCAAACGTAGGGACCATCCCGCAAGGGGTGAGGGTTTCAGGACACGAGGAAGGTGAGCAACAACACCGATCCGGCCACACTGATTGCGGCCACGGTGAGATCGACGGCCACCTTGATTGCCCGGAACTTCCGGCGTGCGAGGGCGGTCAGAGCGGCCTCACGTTCTCGTCCCTCCGTGCAGTCCATCGTGCGCGGAACGGACGCCAATGCGTGCCCACTTCCACTGCCTCCGCCGACGAGCTGCTCGCGCCATACGAGCCCGTTGTCCTTGGGGAAGACGGGGCGCAAGGCTGTGAGTGCCGATACCAGGGCTGCTCCGAGCAGCGTGCCCACCAGTGCCACAGCCGCACTGAGCAAGCGTGACGAGCCGACTGGTGTGGACAGCGCCGTCCCCGACACGATCGCGAGTAGTGCACCGGTGACTCCGCACAGCGCCGTCGCTTTCGTATCTGCACGCTGCACCTCGACAAACATCGTGCTTGTCGTGCTCGGGGGTACACCGGTTGTTGCTGCGGCGGACAGCGGGACGCTCTGCGGCCAGGATCCTTCCACTGCCTTCTCCTGTTCGTTGGCTTGCGACTTGAAGCAGCAGTCTGGGCAGGCGGCCGACGCAGAGCTGCCCACCAGGTGGTATCGGCTGTGATCAATCGATCACAGTCGGGAGCCCGGCTGGACTGAACCGCAAGGCTGCGTGTCACCATTCGGACTGTCATCCGCGCAAAACTGTTTCAGGAACCTGGGTTGAGATGACCATTGAAAGCACGACGGGTCCCGGTGGGTGATTCAGGGACGCGCGGTGGGCACCGGGGAGCAGCAAGGCGCAGTGGTGGCGGATGGCTCGGAGACGGATTCCGTGCAGCGTGGACGAGGCGGAGAGCCCGCCCGCTCGCCGACGGCGACAAGGACCTTGCTTGACGGCCTCGTGCCAGTCGGCCTCTGCTGGACGGCGCTCCGGTACCGGGCCAACTCGTTGCTGCGCATGCGTGCGTGCAGGCGCGGGACGAGGCAGGCTGATGCCGCTCGACGCACGCGCCGTATCGTCGCCAATGAACGCTGCCCCGCCTGAAGGGCCGTCGCCTGTGTGGCGGCATTTGCGGAGGATATTCCAGTTTTTCATTCGGGCGAAGGTGTGCTCGACGAGGGCCCGGACCCTGCGGTGTTCTCGGTTGTCCTTCTCCTTGCCGTGCAGGACGGGCTGGCTGAAATTGACTCTGCTTGAACCGGGATTCCGATTAGGGCGGAGCCGCTGGTGGTTCCTGGAACGCTGACGGCGGGCCGGAGGCCTTGGCCGGCTGTGCCGGACCCAGGGGCTCACGCGGCGCGGTGGCCGGATCAACCCACGTCAACCTGATGAAGTATGGGAAAATCCAGCAATCGGTCAGCATGAGTCCTGAAAGACCCGGGGAAAGCTGACCGAACTTGCGAACGGTTGTAGGCTGCCGGGACTGCCCTTGACCTGCGTAAAGCAGGCAGGGAGCCGACAATCCGGGAGTTTCTCCATGCTTCGTACCATGTTCAAGTCCAAGATCCACCGGGCTACCGTCACCCAGGCCGACCTGCACTACGTCGGCTCCGTGACCGTCGACGCCGACCTGCTGGACGCGGCCGATCTGTTGCCCGGGGAGCTCGTCCACATCGTGGACATCACCAACGGCGCCCGGCTCGAGACCTACGTCATCGAGGGGGAGCGCGGGTCCGGGGTCATCGGGATCAACGGCGCCGCCGCGCACCTGGTGCACCCCGGGGACCTGGTCATCCTCATCAGCTACGCGCAGGTCGAGGACGCCGAGGCCCGGGTGCTGAAGCCCCGTGTGGTGCACGTGGACGCCGACAACCGGATCGTCGAGCTGGGTGCGGATCCCTCCGCCCCGGCGCCGAACACGGACCAGCGGCGCAGCCCGCACGCCGTGGCCGTCTGAGGGGAGTCGGGATCATGCCGATCGAGTTCCAGGACGACCGTGAGGCCGGACGGCTGCTCGCCGTCGAGGACGGGGCGGTGGTCGGCCACATCGCGTACTTCGTGCTCGCCGACGCGCCCCACGCCCTGGTCGCGGTGCACACCATCGTCGATCAGGGGCACGAGGGCCGCGGTATCGCGGGCGGGTTGGTGAAGACCTTCTACGGGATCGCCGCCGCCGAAGGGGTGCCCGTGGTGCCGCTCTGCCCCTACGCGGCGAGCTGGGCCGCCAAACATCCCGACGAGGCGCCCGAGCCGGACGCCGAGGTCGTCCTGGCGGCCAAGGCGCAGCTCGCCGCGGCTCCCGACCGCTGGTGACCGATCTGCTCCTGCTGCACACCTCGCCCGTGCACGTCCCGGTCTTCGACGCCCTGCGCGACCGGAACCATCCGGGGGCCGTCCTGCGGCACCTCGTGGTCCCGGAGTTGCTGGACCGGGCCCGCGCCGAAGGGCCGGAGTCGCTGACTCCGGCCCTTCGGGGGCTGCTGCTCGCACAAGCGGGGCCGCCCGTGCTGGTCACCTGCTCGACCATCGGGGCGACCGCGGAGTCACTGGCCGCGGAGCTCGGTGCCCCGGTGCTTCGGGTGGACCGGCCGATGGCGGCCGCCGCGGTGCGGGCGGGGGCGCGGATCGCCGTACTGGCCGCCCTGGAGTCCACCCTCGCCCCGACCGGGGAGCTGCTGGCCGAGGAGGCCGGTGACCGGCCGGTGTCGATCGTCACGCACCTGGTCACCGGGGCCTGGGAGCGCTTCGAGGCCGGGGACACCGCCGGCTACCTCGCCCGGATCGCCGCCGCCGTCGATGCCGTCACCGGTGCGGACGTCATCGTGCTGGCCCAGGCCTCCATGGCCGGGGCCGCGGACCTGGTCACGACCCCGATTCCGGTGTTTTCCAGCCCGGCTCCGGGCCTGGCCGCGGGCCTGGCACTGCGTTCGCCCCCGTAGAGGGTGTCGTGCAGGCATACCGGCCGCAATCGCGGGAAGGTGGCCCATATGGTGCGAAAGCGAGACGCAGAAGAGACACAGCCGCCCGTCCCGGGGCCGGACCCCTTCCCCGACCCCGAGCCCATGCCGCGGCCCGTGCCACCCGTGCCCGGGCCCGTGCCCGAGCCGGACCCGATCCCACCGCCGCCGGGGCCCGCGCCGATCCCGCAGCCCGGGCCCCTCAGTCGGGTCCGGCCCGGGCCCTTCAGCCGGGTCTAGGCCGTGCGGACCTCGGAGCGGTCGCCGCTCCAGAGGGTGTGGAACGAGCCCTCTCGGTCCGTGCGCCGGTAGGTGTGCGCCCCGAAGAAGTCCCGCTGCCCCTGGGTGAGGGCCGCGGGCAGGCGCTTCGTGCGCAGGGCGTCGTAGTAGGCCAGTGAGGCCGCGAAGGCGGGCACCGGGATGCCCTGGCGCACGGCCGCCACCAGGACGGACCGCCACCCGTCCTGGGCGGCGGCGATCTCCTCGGCGAAGTGCGCGTCCGCCAGCAGGCTCGGCAGCTCCGGCCGGGCGTCGTACGCCGCCCGGATCCGGTCCAGGAACGCGGCCCGGATGATGCAGCCACCGCGCCACAGGGAGGCCACGGCGCCCAGGTCCACGTTCCAGCCGTACTCCTCGCTGCCGGCCCGGATCTGGTGGAAGCCCTGGGTGTAGGAGACGATCTTCGACGCGTACAGGGCCTGTTCCACCTGGGCGGCGAAGGCCTCCGCCGCCTCCGGCGCGAGCGCGGTGGCCGCCGGGCCCGCGAGCCCGCGCGCGGCCGACCGCAGGTCCGCGTGGCCGGAGACCGCGCGGGCGAAGACCGCCTCGGCGATCCCCGACACCGGTACCCCGAGGTCGAGGGCGATCTGCACCGTCCAGCGTCCGGTGCCCTTCTGCTCGGCGGCGTCGGCCACGACGTCGACGTACGGGCGCCCGGTCGCGGCGTCCGTGTGCGCGAGCACCTCCGCCGTGATCTCGATCAGGTACGAGTCCAGGCGCCCCCGGTTCCACGCCCGGAAGGTCTCCGCGATCTTCGCGGGGGAGTAGCCCGCGACCTCGCGCAGCAGGTGGTAGGCCTCGGCTATGAGCTGCATGTCGGCGTACTCGATGCCGTTGTGCACCATCTTGACGAAGTGTCCGGCGCCGTCGGGTCCCACGTGCGAGGTGCAGGGCGTGCCGTCGGCGGCCTTCGCGGAGATCTTCTCCAGCAGCGGTCCGAGGGAGGCGTACGAGGTCGTCGAGCCGCCCGGCATGATGCTCGGGCCGAGCAGCGCGCCCTCCTCGCCCCCGGAGATGCCCACACCCACGAAGTGCAGGCCCTGCGCCCGTAGTTCCCGCTCGCGGCGCCGAGTGTCCTCGAAGTGCGCGTTGCCGCCGTCGATGATGACGTCGCCCTCCTCCAGGAGCGGGGCGAACTCGCGGATCACGGCGTCGGTCGGCTCCCCGGCCTTCACCATGACGACGATGCGCCGGGGGCGCTCCAGCGCGTCGACGAACTCCTTCGCCGAACCGGCGGCCACGAAGGCGCCCTCGTGCCCGAACTCCTCGACCAGTGCGACGGTCCTGGCCGCCGTCCGGTTGTGGACGGCCACGGTGAATCCGTTGCGGGCGAAGTTGCGGGCGAGGTTGCTGCCCATGACAGCGAGTCCGGTGACGCCGATCTGGGCTGTGCTGGTGCTCATCGGTGCGCTCCTGCTTGCTTCGGTGTGCCTTCGGTGGGCGGGGAGCACCGAAGCTACCCCCGCACGGGCCCCGTGGGATTTTTTACTCATCGAGCTACAGTCAAGTTCCCTTGGCATGCGCCCCGTTGCGCCTCTTGTCACGCTGTGATCGCGCCGTTAAGTTATGCGGTTCCTGATGTCTTCGATGGGGGCTCCCATGGGTGTACGGGGCCGGCACCGCCGGTATCAGCCGAGCAGCATCAACCGGGCCTCACTGGCCGTTACCGCCGGTGGCGCCGGGATCGCGCTCCCGCTCATCGGGGCCGGAGTCGCCCACGCGGCCTCCGTGGACACCTGGAACAAGGTCGCGTCCTGCGAGTCGACGAACAACTGGCGCATCAACACCGGCAACGGCTACTACGGCGGCCTCCAGTTCAGCCAGAGCACCTGGCGGGCCTTCGGCGGTACCCTCTACGCCCCGCGCGCCGACCTGGCCACCAAGGACCAGCAGATCGCGGTCGCGGAGAAGGTGTTGAAGGGTCAGGGGCCCGGCGCCTGGCCCGAGTGCGGGAAGCGGGCCGGACTCACCCGCAGCGGCCCGGCGCCCGCCGTCACCCCGCAGACGCGGGGACAGTCGCCGGTGACGCCCGCCGCCGCGGCGGCCCCCGTGGCGAGGACGGCTCCGGCGCAGGCCGGCGGACCGGTGCCGACGGGAACCACCGTCCTGCCGAACCCGTACGTCGTCGCACCCGGCGACTCGCTCTCCGCGATCGCCACCGACCAGCACGTCGAGGGCGGCTGGCAGGCGCTGTACGAGACCAACCGGACCACCATCGGCGGCAACCCGAACCTGATCTTCCCGGGCCAGCGGCTCACCCTGCGGGTCACCACGGGCCCGGCCCTGCCGCCACCACCCCGGCAGGACCCCGAGAAGCCACCGCGGACCGCCGATCCGGTCACGCCCGGGGAGCCGGCCGCCGAGAAGCCGGCCGAGAAACCGGCCGAGAAGCCCGCGCCCAAGCCGGTCGAGAAGCCCGCCGAGAAGCCGGCGCCGGAGCCCGCCTCAGCGCAGCAGAAGCCGGCCGCGGGCGGCTTCTCCGCCCCCGTCGACGCCGCCCTCGGTACCGCGTACCGCGTCTCGGGATCCTCCTGGTCCAGCGGCTACCACACGGGTGTCGACTTCCCGGTGGCGACCGGCACCACCGTCAAGTCGGTGGGACCCGGGTCCGTCGTCTCCGCCGGCTGGGCCGGGGCCTACGGCTACCAGGTCGTCATCCGGCACACCGACGGCCGCTACTCCCAGTACGCCCACCTCTCCGCGCTCGGCGTCAAGGCCGGCCAGCAGGTTTCCGGAGGGCAGCGCATCGGCCGCTCCGGTTCGACCGGCAACACCACGGGACCGCACCTGCACTTCGAGATGCGCACGGGACCCGGATACGGCTCCGACATCGACCCGCTCAAGTACCTCCGAGGCCACGGGGTCCGCATCTGACCCCCGCACGTGCGAGGGCACGACGGTGAGCAGGATCAGGCCGGCCGCGGCGAGCGTCGCGCTGGCCACCGCCGCCGTCGCGCCCGCGGCCCCGTACCGGAAGCCCTCGCCGAACAGCGTGATGCCGACCGTCGCCGCCACCACCGGGTTGATCACCGTCACCGTGGCCAGCGGCGCGGTCAGCCCGGCTCCCCGGTAGGCCGCCTGCGACAGCAGCAGCCCGCCCGCCGCCAGGACCGCGATCGCCGCGAGGTCGGGCCACAGGCCGGACAGCGCGCCCGGCCAGAAGTCCTCGGCCACCGACTTGGTGAACACCGAAGCCATGCCGAATGCCGTTCCGGCGGCCGCGGCCAGCAGGACACTGTGCAGCACCGCCCGGTGCATCCGGTGCGCCGCCAGGAACAGCGCCAGCACCAGCGCCCCGGTCACGATCAGCAGCAGGCGCCGCTCGTCCTGCGCCAGCGACTGCTCCGCCCGCCCGTTCCCGCCGGTCAGCGCCAGCAGCCCGGCCAGGCCGACCGTGGCCAGCACCGCACCGCGCCAGGCGGCCGCGCCCGCCCGGCGCCGTACGAAGACGGCGGCCATCGGCAGGGCGAAGACGATGGTCAGGGCGCCCAGCGGTTGGACCAGGCTCAGCGGCCCGTACGCGAGGGCCACCACGTGCAGCAGCGCACCGAGACCGTTCAACCCCACCGCCACCCACCAGCCACCCCGACGCAGCGGGGCGTACCGACTGTCCGGCGTGGTCGCCGCGACCCGTTCCTGGACGATCGCGCCACCCGCGTACGCGAGGGCGGACACGAGGCAGAGCAGGACCGATAGCGCCAGTGCACTCATAAGCTCCACAATGCCCGACCCACCTGCGCTATTCCTCCGCCCACAGGTGGTGATCAGTCATACTCCCGGCGTAGTACGGGAGTACGCAGCGTGGCCCTTCAGGCAGCGGAAGGCGACCTCCGTCGGCGCCTCGACGCGGGCGAACCACCGCGCACGGTGACGCTGCGCACGCGATGCGTGAGGGTGACGGGAACGGGTTTGGTCCCGGGCGCGTGGCATCCGTACAGTTGCCCTTTTGAGGACTTCCGCAGCAGGCGGATGCGGACGAGTGATCAAGGAACGGCAGCGGCGATGACGGTGACCGAAGACAGCCAGGACTACGGACACGCCTTCGGGCCCGGGATCGACCCCGACCGGCTGGCCCTTTGCCTCAGCGTGCTCGACGAGCTGGACAAGCTCGATGTCGACCACCCCGACGCCATCACCGTACGCCGCGCCACCGCCGGCCTCTACCGCACGGTCAAGCAGCGCCGCCGCCAGGAGCGCCGCGCCGCCAAGACCGCCAACGACAAGGCCGTGACCGAGGCCACCGCCACCGGCTCCGCCGAGCGCATCGACGACGAGACCGAGGGCATCCTGCCCTCCTCGGTCACGGAGGCCGGCCGGATCGCCGGGATACTCCAGCGCCCGCGTTCCTGCTACATCTGCAAGACGCGCTACGTCGAGGTCGACTACTTCTACCACCAGCTCTGCCCGCCCTGCGCCGCCGAGAACCGGGCCCGGCGGGAGGCCCGCGCCGACCTGACCGGCAAGCGCGCGCTGCTCACCGGCGGCCGCGCCAAGATCGGCATGTACATCGCGCTGCGGCTGCTGCGCGACGGAGCCCACACCACGATCACCACGCGCTTCCCCAAGGACGCCATCCGTCGCTTCAAGGCGATGGAGGACTCCGCGGACTGGATGCACCGCCTGGAGGTCGTCGGCATCGACCTGCGCGACCCGGCCCAGTCCGTGGCCCTCGCCGAGCAGGTGGCCGGGGCCGGGCCGCTCGACATCCTGATCA comes from Streptomyces virginiae and encodes:
- a CDS encoding aspartate/glutamate racemase family protein is translated as MTDLLLLHTSPVHVPVFDALRDRNHPGAVLRHLVVPELLDRARAEGPESLTPALRGLLLAQAGPPVLVTCSTIGATAESLAAELGAPVLRVDRPMAAAAVRAGARIAVLAALESTLAPTGELLAEEAGDRPVSIVTHLVTGAWERFEAGDTAGYLARIAAAVDAVTGADVIVLAQASMAGAADLVTTPIPVFSSPAPGLAAGLALRSPP
- a CDS encoding GNAT family N-acetyltransferase; the protein is MPIEFQDDREAGRLLAVEDGAVVGHIAYFVLADAPHALVAVHTIVDQGHEGRGIAGGLVKTFYGIAAAEGVPVVPLCPYAASWAAKHPDEAPEPDAEVVLAAKAQLAAAPDRW
- a CDS encoding transglycosylase family protein — protein: MGVRGRHRRYQPSSINRASLAVTAGGAGIALPLIGAGVAHAASVDTWNKVASCESTNNWRINTGNGYYGGLQFSQSTWRAFGGTLYAPRADLATKDQQIAVAEKVLKGQGPGAWPECGKRAGLTRSGPAPAVTPQTRGQSPVTPAAAAAPVARTAPAQAGGPVPTGTTVLPNPYVVAPGDSLSAIATDQHVEGGWQALYETNRTTIGGNPNLIFPGQRLTLRVTTGPALPPPPRQDPEKPPRTADPVTPGEPAAEKPAEKPAEKPAPKPVEKPAEKPAPEPASAQQKPAAGGFSAPVDAALGTAYRVSGSSWSSGYHTGVDFPVATGTTVKSVGPGSVVSAGWAGAYGYQVVIRHTDGRYSQYAHLSALGVKAGQQVSGGQRIGRSGSTGNTTGPHLHFEMRTGPGYGSDIDPLKYLRGHGVRI
- the panD gene encoding aspartate 1-decarboxylase; translated protein: MLRTMFKSKIHRATVTQADLHYVGSVTVDADLLDAADLLPGELVHIVDITNGARLETYVIEGERGSGVIGINGAAAHLVHPGDLVILISYAQVEDAEARVLKPRVVHVDADNRIVELGADPSAPAPNTDQRRSPHAVAV
- the gndA gene encoding NADP-dependent phosphogluconate dehydrogenase; the protein is MSTSTAQIGVTGLAVMGSNLARNFARNGFTVAVHNRTAARTVALVEEFGHEGAFVAAGSAKEFVDALERPRRIVVMVKAGEPTDAVIREFAPLLEEGDVIIDGGNAHFEDTRRRERELRAQGLHFVGVGISGGEEGALLGPSIMPGGSTTSYASLGPLLEKISAKAADGTPCTSHVGPDGAGHFVKMVHNGIEYADMQLIAEAYHLLREVAGYSPAKIAETFRAWNRGRLDSYLIEITAEVLAHTDAATGRPYVDVVADAAEQKGTGRWTVQIALDLGVPVSGIAEAVFARAVSGHADLRSAARGLAGPAATALAPEAAEAFAAQVEQALYASKIVSYTQGFHQIRAGSEEYGWNVDLGAVASLWRGGCIIRAAFLDRIRAAYDARPELPSLLADAHFAEEIAAAQDGWRSVLVAAVRQGIPVPAFAASLAYYDALRTKRLPAALTQGQRDFFGAHTYRRTDREGSFHTLWSGDRSEVRTA